The DNA window GGTGATAATCACAACTTACATATTGTTCAAAGTCAGTATTAGCCGGTATATAAATAGGCTCATCATCGCCTTTGACTAATTGAGTATTAAATTCGTTTAAAAACGTGTGGTTAAAAATACGAATCAAATCTTGGTACTGATGCTGTTGCTCATCTTCCTTTAGAAAGCCTTGTAAATCGTTTTGCATACTGCGCCTAGCTAATCATTAAATCACAGAGTACGCTATTAATGAGCAGGATTATACCTCTATAGTAGTGGTGTGTCCGCTAATATATCGCACTCAAATTGGTAATTTTCGCTAGTAGAATACTCCTTTACGCGATATTAATCTAATATTGTTAACGAACTTAATGTCACAATACCAACACGTCCAGCAATCCCCCAACTGGCTTCAGCCGTCAGTAATAATTGCTGATCACCTTGCCAAAGAATACTTTCCCATTGTCCATAAGGTGCAAGGTTAAAGCGCTTTGCCAAATCCCAATTCAAGTCTTTATTTTCAACAGGAATAATCCAAATGAAGGGGTGTTTGTAAATAATATTGTCATCATAACCAAGTAAAACCAGTTGACCTGTGGCAGCATTATAATCTGCCGCCGTTATCAATCCATCCACATTCAATGTTTGGTCTGGAATCACAGGGATTACCTTATCACTTGCAGTACCGCTAGTAATCTCAATTAAATCTAGACGATACAAGCGACTTTGAAAGTCCGTCCAATTTTTGCTTAAGACCCATAATTCTTCATCAACCACCGCCGACGCCTCACAATCATAATCATGCATATACATGGTTAACGCTTCTTCAGGTTTATCCGCCATTGAAAAACGAGTGGTGTTAATCGCAGCAATACTTGAACCGTCCTCAGCTGTCATTAGTACGTTAGTATCTATGTTAATAATGGTACGACTGTCACGGGTTCCCTGATTGTTACCGCAATCCATAACGAATAAATTACCGGCATCTTGCGCTAGCGATTCCCAATCATAACTGATGACGTCATTAACATACACCTGTTTAATAACCTGCCCTGTTTTCTCATCTATTTGATATAAATTAGCACCGTCTCCACTATCATTAGCCGTCCAAGTTTGGCCGCTAAACTGAGCCAGTGAAGAGCTTTCCTTCACAATATCTTGTAGTGATGTTTGTACCTGGATCTCAAGTACAGGATAATTTTGCAGAGGTCTTGACCAATAAAAATGGCCAATGACAGCAACAACGCCTGCAATCAATAAGCCCCACACGACTATTTTCAGTGTCCATCTCAATACTGTCATAACAATTATCTATAACCCTCTTAATTCTCTATAAAATCCACGATAAGGTCTCTACAACCAACATATAAAATAATATAGTAACTATTATAATATTGATAATAGTACTTAATCTTATATATTTAGTCATTTTACAATACTAAAAAACAATAGAATGAATTTATTGCCTTTAAATTAAAATAATTTAAGCGTACACTTGTAAGCCTAACTGGTAAGACAACTAAACGAGGATGATGTATGTCACGCAGTGCTACACCAATAATAACGAATATAGGCACGGTAGCCGCCCCTTATAGTGCAAAAGAAGAAGCCGCGAACACTTGGTCTCATATCATAGGTGTATTACTGAGTATTGCCGCGCTTATCGCACTATTAGTACCCTCAATACAACAAGCAGATCCTTGGCGTATTACCAGTTTTAGTATTTATGGAATCTCGATGTTTTTATTATTTTTTGCATCAAGTGCTTATCACTATGCATCGAATCCAGCGACTAAAGCGAAATTAAAGACCCTCGACCATTGTGCTATTTTCTTATTGATCGCAGGTACTTATACGCCATTGTTACTGATTGAACTGCGTGGTGTACTGGGCTGGAGTATCTTCGGTGTAGTCTGGTCTATGGCGCTATTTGGTATCATAGCTAAAGTCTATTGGGCTGAACGGTTTAAGAAGGTATCGCTATTTTTTTATCTTATTATGGGTTGGTTAATTGTTTTTTCTGGCGATGAATTATTAGGTAAACTCGCCACCGGCGCACTGTATTGGTTAATTGCCGGCGGAGTAGCTTATTCAATTGGTGCGATCTTCTATGCCAATAAACGTATTCCGTATAACCACGCTATTTGGCACATATTCGTGTTACTTGGTAGCGCTTGCCACTTTATAACAATTTACCTTTATATACTGCCAGTAAGCCACTAATCACGATGAGCGAATTCTCTTAACAATGAATTAACTCACCAGGGTAATGGCAATTTCACAACTTGCCATTACCCGCTTAATTTCGGGAATACAAGAACCACACCCGGTCCCCGCTTTGCTGCAACCACCAACGGCCTCAACACTATCAGCGCCCGATTCAACGGCTTTAATAATGTCATTCTCGGTAACTTGATGACACGCACATTGTAGCGCGGCGAGCAATTTAGGAAAACGAACCGCTTAAAATAACAATGCCTTAGATTTATTATTCTAAGCGGTTTACGGTCATTTAATTAGGTTCGACAATGAAGGACGTGAACCGAATGGGAATGCTTCTGAGTCTGGATAATCACTAATTAACTTACGATCACTAAGCAGTTTTAAGAAGTCCGCTTCGGATTTAATCGGTGACGTTCTGAGTTCTGCTGGATAATTCTTGTCTTTTTCATACTGGTCAATGCGGCTGAGTAGCTGTGTTAATTTACCATCTCGCCAATTCCGCTCTGCTGCTATTTTTACTGGTCGTTCT is part of the Moritella viscosa genome and encodes:
- the hlyIII gene encoding hemolysin III; this encodes MSRSATPIITNIGTVAAPYSAKEEAANTWSHIIGVLLSIAALIALLVPSIQQADPWRITSFSIYGISMFLLFFASSAYHYASNPATKAKLKTLDHCAIFLLIAGTYTPLLLIELRGVLGWSIFGVVWSMALFGIIAKVYWAERFKKVSLFFYLIMGWLIVFSGDELLGKLATGALYWLIAGGVAYSIGAIFYANKRIPYNHAIWHIFVLLGSACHFITIYLYILPVSH